A stretch of the Solanum dulcamara chromosome 6, daSolDulc1.2, whole genome shotgun sequence genome encodes the following:
- the LOC129892451 gene encoding putative aldehyde oxidase Art an 7, whose protein sequence is MAIYIKAFVLLPLLFVSSYARNKHIDLGFDDADDSSVGVNVDPSPDGFLEFLDGKKKNKKSKKKNKKNKLIFPQFPFPFPLQGENENQQDQPASLEPAVEDKKNSIPKPDFETENQGAWIIHSPNAGVAAMHIQLMPNNKAIWFDTTNLGPSAIQNNPPFCKPIPEKPGETDCWSHGVQYDVESGQVRTLKIMTDTWCSSGGLSSNGDLVSTGGYREGIRSIRIMNPCDNCEFQENANGLAAMRWYATQHMLENGSFILVGGRGAHNYEIIPPGKLQFQVQQFGLNFLVETEDEKENNLYPFVNLLPDGNVFIFANDRSIIIDPYSGKTIRDLPILAGGSRNYPASGMSALLPINLNTPNLEDVEVEVIVCGGNTNDAFKYSEFPPRQFFPALKDCGRLFVNKQGAQWDIEEMSSPRVMGDMLLLPTGDILIINGAKTGTSAWDAAEEPNLVPLLYSPNKPKGQRFKELTPSQIPRMYHSVSAVLPDGKILVAGSNTHAVYDFQAKYPTDLRVEKFSPPYLAPELEQHKPQIMENRANKEMRYGNNFKINIKLDEVVDETDIKVTMYAPPFTTHGYSQGQRLLILQLQAVTNKEVTVVAPPSGRIAPPGYYLLFVVHRGVPSRGIWVRIDQ, encoded by the exons ATGGCTATATACATCAAAGcctttgttcttcttcctttacttTTTGTTTCATCTTATGCTAGGAACAAACATATTGACCTAGGCTTTGACGATGCTGACGATTCTTCCGTTGGTGTCAATGTTGATCCTTCCCCAGATGGATTTTTAGAATTCCTCGAtggaaagaagaagaacaaaaagtcaaagaagaaaaataaaaaaaataaattaatatttccaCAATTTCCCTTTCCCTTTCCCTTACAAGGAGAGAACGaaaaccaacaagatcaaccaGCATCATTAGAACCGGCCGTcgaagacaaaaaaaatagcATTCCAAAGCCAGATTTCGAGACCGAAAATCAAGGTGCTTGGATAATACATTCACCAAATGCTGGTGTTGCAGCCATGCATATACAATTGATGCCAAATAACAAGGCTATTTGGTTTGACACCACAAATCTTGGACCATCTGCAATTCAAAACAACCCTCCATTTTGCAAGCCAATTCCAGAAAAGCCTGGAGAGACAGATTGTTGGTCTCATGGTGTTCAATATGATGTTGAGAGTGGTCAAGTCAGGACATTGAAG ATAATGACCGATACATGGTGCTCATCGGGAGGTTTGTCCTCCAATGGTGATCTAGTAAGTACTGGAGGTTATCGTGAAGGAATCCGCAGTATCAGAATCATGAATCCATGTGACAACTGCGAGTTTCAGGAAAATGCAAATGGTCTTGCTGCTATGAGATG GTATGCTACTCAACATATGCTTGAGAATGGTAGCTTCATTCTTGTTGGAGGTCGTGGTGCACACAACTACGAAATCATTCCACCAGGAAAACTGCAATTTCAGGTGCAACAATTTGGGTTAAATTTCCTTGTCGAGACTGAAGATGAGAAAGAAAACAATCTCTACCCATTCGTCAATCTTCTTCCTGATGggaatgtatttatttttgccaacgatagatcaataatcattgaTCCTTATAGTGGAAAAACCATCCGTGATCTTCCTATACTTGCTGGAGGTTCAAGAAACTATCCAGCATCAGGAATGTCCGCACTTTTACCAATTAATCTCAATACTCCTAATCTTGAGGATGTTGAAGTTGAGGTCATTGTTTGTGGTGGCAATACCAATGATGCCTTTAAATATTCAGAGTTTCCACCTAGACAATTCTTCCCCGCATTAAAGGATTGCGGAAGGTTATTTGTTAACAAACAAGGAGCTCAATGGGATATTGAAGAAATGTCTTCACCAAGAGTCATGGGAGACATGTTGCTTCTACCAACTGGAGATATCTTGATCATTAATGGAGCAAAAACAGGTACTTCTGCATGGGATGCTGCTGAGGAACCTAATCTTGTTCCActtctttatagcccaaataaACCAAAAGGACAGAGGTTCAAGGAATTGACCCCTTCACAAATACCTAGAATGTACCATTCTGTTTCTGCTGTTTTGCCAGATGGCAAGATTTTAGTGGCAGGCAGCAATACCCATGCTGTGTATGACTTCCAGGCTAAGTATCCAACTGATTTGAGAGTGGAGAAATTCTCACCACCTTACTTGGCACCTGAGTTGGAACAACACAAGCCCCAAATTATGGAGAATAGAGCCAACAAAGAGATGAGATATGGtaataatttcaaaatcaatatcaagtTGGATGAAGTTGTAGATGAGACTGACATTAAGGTTACCATGTATGCACCACCTTTCACCACACATGGCTACTCTCAGGGACAAAGGTTGCTCATTTTGCAGCTTCAAGCTGTGACAAACAAAGAGGTCACTGTAGTGGCACCACCCTCGGGCAGAATTGCTCCACCAGGCTACTATTTACTATTTGTGGTTCACCGCGGCGTCCCTAGTCGTGGAATATGGGTGCGCATTGACCAGTAG